A section of the Zavarzinella sp. genome encodes:
- a CDS encoding amidohydrolase family protein — MSSIILSTNLPNVGCIEEEVPMDFPPLKSSINRRQAIAGIAGAAFATANAHGKDEKSFIIDTHLHCFAGGASKDFPYHPDAPYRPEAPATPEHLLKLMTEAGIDRAIVVHPEPYQDDHRYLEHCLKVGKEKLKGTCLFFAGRPKNEENLKKLANSVPLVALRIHAYNPDRLPPFGKPELKAMWKLAADFGLAVQLHFEPRYAEGFTTLIQEFPKVPVLVDHLGRPFQGTAKEHETVLKWSRWDHVTVKLSSLPNNNSYPHRKPDEIVQILLKRFGASRLMYGGGYSSTATAVSYKHERERLVKMLGSVTEAEVAQILGGNARKLFQF; from the coding sequence GTGTCGTCGATCATACTCAGCACAAATCTCCCCAACGTGGGGTGCATCGAAGAGGAAGTACCGATGGATTTTCCACCATTGAAAAGCAGCATCAATCGCCGTCAGGCAATTGCTGGTATCGCAGGTGCGGCATTTGCTACTGCAAACGCCCACGGCAAAGATGAAAAATCATTCATTATTGATACCCACTTGCACTGTTTTGCGGGTGGGGCCAGCAAAGACTTTCCTTATCATCCGGACGCACCCTATCGACCAGAAGCACCCGCCACTCCGGAACATTTGTTGAAATTAATGACCGAAGCAGGCATCGACCGGGCAATCGTGGTGCACCCCGAACCTTACCAGGATGACCACCGTTATCTGGAACATTGCCTGAAGGTGGGCAAAGAGAAATTGAAAGGCACCTGCCTTTTCTTTGCTGGCAGACCCAAGAATGAGGAAAATCTGAAAAAACTGGCCAATAGCGTGCCACTGGTGGCCTTACGCATTCATGCTTACAACCCCGATCGGTTGCCACCGTTTGGCAAACCGGAACTAAAAGCAATGTGGAAACTGGCAGCGGATTTTGGCCTGGCAGTTCAACTGCATTTTGAACCTCGTTATGCGGAGGGATTTACCACACTGATTCAGGAATTTCCCAAAGTGCCAGTGCTGGTAGATCACCTGGGAAGGCCATTTCAAGGCACGGCCAAAGAACACGAAACAGTGCTCAAGTGGTCGCGGTGGGATCATGTGACCGTAAAACTGTCATCGCTGCCAAACAACAACAGCTATCCCCACCGAAAACCAGATGAAATTGTCCAGATTCTCCTGAAACGGTTCGGTGCATCCCGCCTGATGTACGGTGGGGGATACAGCAGCACCGCCACGGCAGTCAGTTACAAACATGAACGTGAACGACTGGTAAAAATGCTGGGCAGCGTTACCGAAGCTGAAGTTGCCCAGATTCTGGGTGGTAATGCCAGAAAACTATTTCAATTTTGA
- a CDS encoding helix-turn-helix domain-containing protein produces MRKLYIIRLTKQERVELQSVVKKLKGTGQKVRRAQILLKADADGPNWTDERIAEAFSCRTRTVERLRQRFVEQGFEETLNRAKRQQPPVDKLLTGDQEARIIATRLGPPPKGYNNWTLRLLARKVVELEIVESVSYETVRRTLKKWHDESED; encoded by the coding sequence ATGCGGAAGTTGTATATCATTCGACTGACAAAGCAAGAACGAGTCGAGCTTCAGAGTGTCGTCAAGAAGTTGAAGGGAACCGGGCAGAAAGTTCGACGTGCTCAGATTCTGCTGAAGGCAGATGCCGATGGTCCGAATTGGACTGATGAGCGTATTGCCGAGGCGTTTTCGTGTCGGACTAGAACCGTGGAACGGCTTCGCCAGCGGTTCGTCGAGCAAGGATTTGAAGAAACACTCAACCGAGCTAAACGTCAGCAACCACCCGTGGATAAGCTATTGACGGGCGACCAAGAGGCCCGCATCATCGCGACTCGGCTTGGGCCGCCTCCGAAAGGCTACAACAACTGGACGCTTCGGTTGCTGGCACGCAAGGTCGTGGAGTTGGAAATCGTGGAGTCGGTGAGCTACGAAACGGTCCGACGCACGCTAAAAAAATGGCATGACGAATCGGAAGATTGA
- a CDS encoding IS630 family transposase has translation MTNRKIEYWVIPPEADAEFVAHMEDVLETYEKPYDPNVPVLCMDEQPVQLLKETRVPIPATAQHAKRVDYEYERAGTAAIFMFTEPLVGWREVSVRERRTKIDWAIEMARLLEGRYASCAKVIVVCDNLNTHTKGAFYEAFEPVQVRTLVRRIEFCYTPKHGSWLNIAENELSSLTRQCVADRRFEDVATLSEETEAWSNDVNTTQRGVDWQMKIDEARTKLKSVYPTIKS, from the coding sequence ATGACGAATCGGAAGATTGAATATTGGGTGATTCCTCCGGAGGCGGACGCCGAGTTTGTCGCCCATATGGAAGATGTGCTGGAAACCTACGAAAAACCGTACGATCCGAACGTGCCGGTCCTGTGCATGGACGAACAACCGGTGCAGTTGTTGAAAGAAACACGCGTTCCTATTCCCGCCACGGCCCAACATGCCAAGCGGGTTGACTACGAATACGAACGAGCGGGCACGGCGGCTATCTTCATGTTTACCGAACCGCTGGTCGGTTGGCGTGAAGTCTCCGTTCGCGAACGGAGGACGAAGATTGACTGGGCCATCGAAATGGCTCGGTTGTTGGAGGGTCGCTATGCGTCATGTGCCAAAGTGATCGTGGTGTGTGACAACCTCAACACCCACACCAAGGGCGCGTTCTATGAAGCGTTTGAACCCGTGCAAGTGCGGACCTTGGTTCGACGGATCGAATTCTGCTACACACCCAAGCATGGAAGTTGGCTGAACATCGCAGAGAATGAACTGAGTTCGTTAACCCGCCAATGTGTCGCGGACCGTCGCTTTGAAGATGTTGCCACTTTGAGTGAAGAAACCGAGGCATGGTCGAACGATGTCAACACCACACAGCGTGGCGTTGACTGGCAAATGAAGATCGACGAAGCACGAACGAAATTAAAATCGGTTTACCCGACAATTAAGTCGTGA
- a CDS encoding DUF790 family protein: MLPQKLLPIRNQKELIIPKYLPTNDRGWLDEIEQLIQIIQTSIGCPRGELEDLFKQMTSDNSTQQMIRDGFIHLLMDRCEFEAQSELPPSEIREKLFTFATESRRSGQQFDRTVIMNRVAEDLQTNPEVLEQAFLADLVAEQRLIAFEACTSEWLMNRYNLALAQSMLGRAYHVTILLQKEIPARYRQLFRAINFHRLIAQVTAISEDQFRIELDGPLSLFRSTQKYGVQLANFLPHLLHCKDFELTAKIYWGPKKVEKVFQLTNRFGLRSHLVDYGDYQPLEVKLVLQGLQKLAGDWQVIQEADLVRLGDKIWVPDFTLMHQPSGYIVWVEIRGYWRKGNIQKDLQRLAAVYPHQHVMAVSDSMRADDNEDLLPDSVYVYKRQPLAAEIIACAEKNRLASFSA, from the coding sequence ATGTTGCCACAAAAGCTTCTGCCGATTCGGAATCAGAAGGAACTGATCATTCCGAAATATCTCCCCACCAATGACCGTGGCTGGCTCGATGAAATTGAACAGTTAATTCAAATCATTCAAACTTCCATCGGCTGCCCACGTGGGGAGCTGGAAGATCTGTTCAAGCAGATGACTTCCGACAATTCTACCCAGCAGATGATCCGGGATGGCTTCATCCACCTGTTGATGGATCGGTGCGAATTTGAAGCCCAATCGGAACTGCCCCCGTCAGAAATTCGTGAGAAACTTTTCACTTTTGCTACCGAATCCCGCAGAAGTGGGCAGCAGTTTGATCGCACTGTGATTATGAATCGGGTTGCGGAAGACCTGCAAACGAACCCTGAAGTGCTGGAACAGGCATTTTTAGCTGATCTGGTTGCGGAACAGCGGCTGATTGCGTTTGAAGCATGCACCAGCGAATGGCTGATGAATCGCTATAACTTGGCGCTGGCACAATCGATGCTGGGGCGGGCCTATCATGTTACCATTCTGTTACAAAAAGAGATTCCTGCCCGCTATCGCCAGTTGTTTCGGGCAATAAATTTCCACCGCCTGATTGCCCAGGTGACTGCAATCAGCGAAGACCAGTTTCGTATTGAACTGGATGGCCCACTGAGCCTGTTTCGATCGACGCAGAAATATGGGGTGCAGTTGGCTAACTTTCTCCCACATCTGCTGCATTGCAAAGACTTTGAGCTGACTGCAAAAATATACTGGGGGCCCAAAAAAGTTGAAAAAGTCTTTCAATTGACCAATCGCTTTGGTTTGCGATCTCACCTGGTGGATTATGGGGATTACCAGCCACTGGAAGTAAAACTGGTGCTGCAGGGTCTGCAAAAACTGGCAGGTGACTGGCAGGTGATCCAAGAAGCCGATCTTGTACGCTTGGGGGACAAAATCTGGGTGCCCGATTTCACGTTGATGCACCAACCCAGTGGCTATATTGTCTGGGTAGAAATTCGCGGCTATTGGCGTAAAGGCAATATTCAGAAAGATTTACAGCGATTGGCGGCAGTTTACCCCCATCAGCATGTGATGGCCGTTTCCGATTCGATGCGGGCAGATGATAACGAAGATCTTTTGCCAGATTCTGTTTACGTTTACAAACGCCAGCCACTGGCAGCAGAAATTATTGCCTGTGCTGAAAAAAATCGCCTGGCATCATTTTCTGCGTGA
- a CDS encoding DEAD/DEAH box helicase family protein → MEPFRLQYDRGTIIVTGGEPTLRAELPGVMFDPRTETERAEARYYRAIVELFVARKLAFTDEARLYDRFPCTLQTSRQPYPHQEQAVHTWWQQKGRGVVVLPTGTGKTFTAMLAIVKCGRPTFVVTPTIDLLHQWAWELSQAFGIPIGQLGGGTHDLQPITVSTYDSAYIYVEQWGNRYGLLIFDECHHLPGPTCQMAALAAIAPYRLGLTATPERSDGGEELYYPLIGPIVYRREIQELSGDFLARYDTQRRYVELTEEEAEQYQNARDEYRNFLTSHRIQMNGTDGWRRFILESSRSPEGRSAMLAYREQKRIERESSAKLACLQELLQQHARDQMIIFTADNATVYRISRLFFVPAITHQTKSAERKQILERFHQGIYNTVVTSQVLNEGVDVPNANIGIVLSGSGTIRENVQRLGRLLRKQGTKQSILYEIVVRGTSEEWISQRRRQHQAFE, encoded by the coding sequence ATGGAACCATTTCGTTTGCAGTATGACCGTGGTACGATCATCGTCACTGGTGGGGAACCTACTTTGCGTGCAGAACTGCCGGGTGTGATGTTCGACCCACGCACGGAAACAGAACGAGCAGAAGCACGCTATTACCGGGCAATTGTCGAATTATTTGTGGCACGCAAACTTGCCTTTACCGATGAAGCCCGTCTGTACGATCGTTTTCCTTGTACGCTGCAAACCTCCCGGCAACCCTATCCGCATCAGGAACAGGCAGTGCATACGTGGTGGCAGCAGAAAGGTCGTGGCGTGGTGGTACTTCCCACGGGCACCGGGAAAACATTTACCGCGATGTTGGCTATCGTGAAGTGCGGCCGACCGACGTTTGTTGTCACCCCCACAATTGACCTGCTGCATCAGTGGGCCTGGGAACTTTCGCAGGCTTTTGGCATTCCCATTGGACAGTTAGGTGGCGGCACGCACGATCTGCAACCCATCACTGTTTCTACATATGATTCGGCTTACATCTATGTAGAACAGTGGGGCAATCGATATGGATTGTTGATATTCGATGAATGCCACCATTTACCTGGGCCTACATGCCAGATGGCTGCATTGGCAGCAATTGCCCCCTACCGCCTGGGACTGACTGCCACACCAGAACGCAGTGATGGTGGGGAAGAACTGTATTACCCGCTGATTGGACCAATTGTGTATCGACGGGAAATTCAGGAATTATCCGGCGACTTTCTGGCCAGATACGATACCCAGCGCAGGTATGTGGAACTGACCGAAGAAGAAGCAGAACAGTATCAGAATGCACGCGATGAATACCGCAACTTCCTCACGAGCCATCGAATTCAAATGAATGGTACCGATGGCTGGCGACGCTTTATTCTGGAATCTTCGCGTTCACCAGAAGGCCGCAGTGCGATGCTGGCCTATCGCGAACAGAAAAGAATCGAACGAGAATCATCCGCTAAATTAGCCTGTCTGCAGGAATTATTGCAACAACATGCCCGCGATCAAATGATTATCTTTACCGCAGACAATGCAACAGTGTATCGCATTTCACGTTTATTTTTTGTCCCAGCAATTACCCACCAGACAAAATCTGCAGAAAGGAAGCAGATTCTGGAACGCTTTCACCAGGGCATCTATAACACCGTGGTTACCAGTCAGGTATTGAACGAAGGGGTGGATGTGCCGAATGCGAATATTGGCATTGTGCTTTCTGGATCGGGCACCATTCGTGAAAATGTCCAGCGACTGGGGCGTTTATTGCGAAAACAGGGCACCAAGCAATCAATTTTGTACGAAATCGTGGTGCGGGGTACTTCCGAAGAATGGATCAGCCAACGCCGTAGACAACACCAGGCATTTGAATAA
- the pckA gene encoding phosphoenolpyruvate carboxykinase (ATP), producing the protein MERFNLKDYEITVEDICRNTAPAELYAEAIRGDHLAAISSNGALIAYSGDKTGRSPKDKRILRETPTENDIWWGAVNIPMDERGFQANLERAKDYLNTRKRLYCVDAFAGWDPKYRIKVRVICSRPYHALFMHTMLIRPTDEELANFGKPDAVIYNAGQFPANKFTEGMTSKTSIDLKLSTREMVILGTEYAGEMKKGVFTLMNYFMPAIGVLSMHCSATEDRATGQCSLLFGLSGTGKTTLSADPKRNLIGDDEHCWSDDGIFNIEGGCYAKAVHLSKETEPEIYEALRFGAVLENVVYDQATHKVDFDDTRFTENTRGAYPIEYISNAKIPCISGHPTDVIFLTCDAYGVLPPVSKLSHAQAMYQFISGYTAKVAGTEMGIKEPQATFSPCFGGPFLVWHPARYAELLAYRLKKHHSNIWLVNTGWSGGGYGVGKRMKLEITRAIIDAIHDGSLATIPTVADPIFGFQIPQSCPNVPSEILLPRNTWPQGEQYDLAAKHLAELFIKNFQQYADIAGQEVVQAGPKVG; encoded by the coding sequence GTGGAACGTTTCAATCTGAAAGATTATGAAATCACCGTGGAAGATATCTGCAGAAATACCGCACCGGCGGAATTATATGCGGAAGCGATTCGAGGTGATCACCTGGCAGCGATTTCATCGAATGGTGCACTGATTGCATATTCTGGTGACAAAACTGGCCGATCTCCCAAAGATAAGAGAATTCTGCGAGAGACACCCACAGAAAATGATATCTGGTGGGGTGCGGTCAATATTCCCATGGATGAACGTGGTTTTCAGGCGAACTTGGAGCGTGCCAAAGATTATTTAAACACCCGCAAACGCCTCTACTGTGTGGATGCCTTTGCAGGCTGGGATCCCAAATACCGCATTAAAGTGCGTGTGATCTGTTCTCGCCCGTATCATGCTTTGTTCATGCATACGATGCTGATTCGCCCCACCGATGAAGAGTTGGCAAATTTTGGCAAACCAGATGCAGTGATCTACAATGCGGGACAGTTCCCGGCGAATAAGTTCACCGAAGGGATGACATCCAAAACCAGCATCGACCTGAAACTCAGTACGCGGGAGATGGTGATCCTGGGTACGGAATATGCCGGCGAAATGAAGAAGGGTGTTTTCACGTTAATGAATTACTTCATGCCCGCAATCGGTGTGCTTTCGATGCACTGTTCGGCAACTGAAGATCGCGCCACCGGACAATGCAGCCTGCTATTTGGCTTGTCTGGCACTGGTAAGACCACGTTGTCTGCTGACCCCAAACGAAATCTGATTGGGGATGATGAACACTGCTGGAGTGATGACGGCATCTTCAACATCGAAGGTGGGTGCTATGCCAAGGCAGTTCACCTGAGCAAAGAAACCGAACCAGAGATTTATGAAGCCCTTCGCTTCGGTGCTGTGCTGGAAAACGTGGTGTACGATCAGGCGACCCACAAAGTAGATTTTGATGATACCCGCTTTACGGAAAACACCCGTGGTGCATATCCCATTGAATATATATCCAATGCGAAAATTCCCTGCATTTCCGGCCATCCCACTGATGTGATCTTTCTGACATGCGATGCTTATGGGGTGCTGCCACCTGTCAGTAAGTTGTCCCACGCACAGGCAATGTATCAGTTTATCAGTGGTTACACGGCCAAAGTAGCAGGCACTGAAATGGGCATTAAAGAGCCACAAGCAACGTTTTCACCATGTTTTGGTGGTCCATTCCTGGTGTGGCACCCGGCACGCTATGCCGAACTGCTTGCTTACCGCTTGAAGAAGCACCACTCGAACATCTGGCTTGTCAACACAGGCTGGTCTGGTGGGGGGTATGGAGTGGGCAAGCGAATGAAGCTGGAAATTACCAGAGCCATCATTGATGCGATCCACGATGGCTCACTGGCAACAATTCCCACTGTGGCTGATCCGATTTTTGGATTTCAGATTCCACAAAGTTGCCCCAATGTGCCTTCAGAAATATTGCTGCCACGTAACACATGGCCGCAAGGTGAACAATACGACCTGGCTGCAAAACACCTGGCAGAATTGTTCATCAAAAACTTTCAGCAATATGCAGATATTGCCGGGCAGGAAGTGGTGCAGGCAGGCCCGAAGGTGGGATAA
- a CDS encoding cystatin domain-containing protein yields the protein MVRQFIIGWAVLIAATVLFSHAQAQVGGYRKVPVDDAEVKKIAEFAMKEQFKKEDGKLEKILSAEAQVVAGRNYRLKLQIKTGDKSREAIIVVWAKLDGTRELTKWEWQK from the coding sequence ATGGTGCGTCAATTTATTATTGGGTGGGCTGTTTTGATTGCAGCCACTGTTTTATTTTCACATGCACAGGCCCAGGTGGGGGGTTATCGCAAAGTACCTGTTGATGATGCAGAAGTGAAGAAGATCGCAGAGTTTGCCATGAAAGAACAATTCAAAAAAGAGGATGGGAAGCTGGAAAAAATACTTTCGGCTGAAGCACAAGTGGTTGCTGGCAGGAACTATCGACTGAAATTGCAGATCAAAACAGGTGACAAGTCTCGCGAAGCAATTATTGTGGTGTGGGCAAAACTGGATGGCACACGTGAGCTTACCAAGTGGGAATGGCAAAAGTAG